A window of the Rhodoluna limnophila genome harbors these coding sequences:
- the iolC gene encoding 5-dehydro-2-deoxygluconokinase — MTERNQPFDVITIGRVGVDIYPLQTGVGLDEVSTFGKFLGGSATNVAVAAAKYGLKSAVITRTGNDPFGKYIHTELQRLGVSDQFVSGVEGLPTPVVFCEIFPPDDFPLYFYREPKAPDLVINQNELDLDAISHAKIYWSTVTGLSQEPSRTAHHVAWDARGRKEHTILDLDYRPMFWSSPELASEQVARALDKVTIAIGNKEECQVAVGETEPMRAADALLERGLEIAVVKQGPKGVLAKTRSETVEVPPYFVDVVNGLGAGDSFGGAFCYGLLQGWELKRILQFANVAGAIVASRLECSTAMPSFEEVEEILKGMN; from the coding sequence ATGACCGAGCGCAATCAACCATTTGACGTGATCACTATTGGTCGCGTTGGAGTAGACATTTACCCGCTGCAGACCGGTGTGGGCCTCGACGAGGTATCAACCTTCGGCAAGTTTCTTGGCGGAAGCGCCACAAACGTTGCTGTGGCGGCCGCAAAGTACGGACTCAAGTCGGCAGTCATTACCCGCACCGGCAATGACCCTTTTGGTAAGTACATTCACACCGAGCTTCAGCGCCTGGGCGTTAGCGACCAGTTTGTGTCTGGCGTTGAGGGGTTGCCTACTCCGGTCGTATTCTGCGAGATTTTTCCGCCAGATGACTTTCCGCTCTACTTCTACCGTGAACCAAAGGCCCCAGATCTAGTTATCAACCAGAACGAGCTGGATCTCGACGCGATCTCTCACGCAAAGATTTACTGGTCAACCGTGACCGGATTGAGCCAAGAGCCAAGCCGCACCGCACACCACGTGGCCTGGGATGCCCGCGGTCGCAAGGAGCACACCATCCTGGACTTGGACTACCGCCCAATGTTCTGGTCTTCACCAGAACTTGCCAGCGAGCAGGTTGCCCGTGCCCTTGACAAGGTAACCATCGCAATCGGCAATAAAGAGGAATGTCAGGTTGCCGTAGGTGAGACCGAGCCAATGCGTGCAGCAGATGCACTACTTGAGCGTGGACTCGAAATCGCAGTGGTTAAGCAGGGCCCTAAGGGCGTTTTGGCTAAGACCCGCAGCGAGACCGTTGAGGTGCCGCCTTACTTTGTTGACGTTGTTAACGGACTTGGTGCCGGCGACAGCTTTGGTGGAGCATTCTGCTACGGACTGCTTCAGGGCTGGGAACTAAAGCGAATTCTTCAGTTTGCCAACGTTGCCGGTGCAATTGTGGCAAGCCGCCTAGAGTGCTCAACCGCCATGCCAAGCTTCGAAGAAGTTGAAGAGATTCTGAAGGGAATGAACTAA
- a CDS encoding DUF6186 family protein, producing the protein MTIPLFEYLLVIVAGIVMWLLGRLRPDLIAPFGGLIARMMHHRNTRLALVVVWWWLGWHFFTE; encoded by the coding sequence ATGACGATTCCGCTTTTTGAATACCTTTTAGTGATTGTTGCCGGAATCGTTATGTGGCTGTTAGGAAGGCTGAGGCCAGACCTTATCGCACCCTTTGGCGGTCTAATTGCGCGAATGATGCACCATCGGAACACCAGACTGGCTCTGGTTGTGGTCTGGTGGTGGCTAGGTTGGCATTTCTTTACTGAATAG